Below is a window of Georgenia soli DNA.
CGCTGGGCTTCCTCGTCACGTTCCTCTTCGGCGGCCTGACGGGCATCATCCTGTCCAGCCCGGCGATGGACTTCCAGGTGCACGACACCTACTTCGTGGTGGCCCACTTCCACTACGTCGTCTTCGGCACCGTGGTCTTCGCCATGTACGCCGGCTTCTTCTTCTGGTGGCCGAAGTGGACCGGCCGGATGCTCGACGAGCGGCTCGGCAAGATCCAGTTCTGGATCCTCTTCATCGGCTTCCACACCACGTTCCTCGTCCAGCACTGGCTGGGCGTGCAGGGCATGCCCCGCCGGTACGCCGACTACATGCCCGAGGACGGGTTCACGCTCTACAACCAGATCTCGACCGTCGGCGCGGTGCTCATCGCCGTGTCGACCCTGCCGTTCCTGTGGAACGTCTACAGGACGATGCGCGGCCCGCGCACGGTGTTCGTGGACGACCCGTGGGGCTTCGGCAACTCTCTCGAGTGGGCCACGGCCTCCCCGTTCCCGCGGCACAACTTCACGTCGCTGCCGCGGATCCGCTCCGAGCGCCCCGCGTTCGACCTGCACCACCCCGAGGTCGCCGCGATGGACCACCCGGAGCCCAACCGTGACCTCCTCGACTCGCTGTACGCGAGCCCCGAGGCGGCCGACCGCCAGCGTGTGGTGACCGAGCGCGCCGCGCGCAACGACGAGGAAGGGACGCAGCGATGAGCCACCACGACGACCACGGCGTGCCCGAGCAGACGAAGCCCATGCGTGTGGAGGCCTGGCTCTTCAGCGCCGGCGTGGCCTTCTTCGTCCCGGTCGGCATCATCTACGGCTTCGCCTCGAAGTGGGAGCCGGTCGGTGTGGTCGGCTTCTTCCTCCTCGGCGGCATGTTCGCCCTCGCCGGCGGTTACATGTGGCTGACGGCCCGCCGCATCGACCCGAGGCCGGAGGACAACCCGACCGCGGACATCGAGGACCGGGCAGGCGAGGTCGGGGTGTTCTCTCCGCACAGCTGGTGGCCGCTGGTCCTGGGCATCGCGGCAACCCTGGCCTTCACGGGGGTCGCCGTCGGCTGGTGGATGACGGGTCTCGGCATCGCACTGGGTCTTGTCGGCCTCGTCGGGCAGCTCTTCGAGTTCTCCCGCGGACAGCACGCCCACTGACGCTCACGCGCCCAGAGCGCCCCGGACCGGCAACGGTCCGGGGCGCTCTTGTCTCCGGGGTGAGGCGTGCACCTTCACCCCTTTGTGACGTGCCCGGCCGTGCCCGTGCCCAGTGGCCGTGACGACGCGGCGTGCGAGGCGCCGGGCCGTCTTCGGTGAGCCGCGGGGCCTGGAGCGTTGGTGACGTGCGAGATCGTGCCCAGAGCCTCGGTGACCGACCGGACCGTGCTACGGGGCGTGCCGGCGCGGGGACAGAGGCTGACGAAGCATGGGCTCCATCGCTCCTGGTCTCGACGCCCTACCTGCCTGCCGGCGCAGCGACGCCCTACCTGCCTGCCGGCGCAGCGACGCCCTACCTGCCTGCCGGCGCAGCGACGCCCTACCTGCCTGCCGGCGCACCGATGGCCCGGAGCTGCGCCGTCGCACGGGTCCGGTCGCCGACGCGGGCCTGGACGGGCACAGAAAGGCCCCCAGGAGCGCTCCTGGGGGCCTCTCTGAGCCGATGGTGGCCCGTCGGCCCCCGTCCTACGGCGCAAGCGGCGCTACGGGGGACAGGGGGCCGTCGTCGGACCTGGGTCAGGCGGGGACGATCAGTCCGCTGGCCTGGGTCGTGGCCCGGCCCAGCCGGGCGGCGACGTCCTGCCAGTTGACGATGTTCCAGAACGCCTTGACGTAGTCGGCCTTGACGTTGAGGTAGTCGAGGTAGAACGCGTGCTCCCACATGTCCAGCTGCAGCAGCGGGATGGTGCCGACCGGCACGTTGTTCTGCTGGTCGTACATCTGGAAGATCACGAGGCCGCCGGAGACGGAGTCGTAGGCGAGCACGGACCAGCCGGAGCCCTGGATGCCGGTGGCCACGGCGGCGAACTGGTTCTTGAACGCGTCGAAGGTGCCGAAGGAGTCCTTGATGGCCTCGGCGACCTCACCCTCGGGCTCCCCGCCGCCCTCGGGGGAGAGGTTGTTCCAGAAGATGGTGTGGTTGATGTGCCCGCCGAGGTTGAACGAGAGGTTCTTCTCGTGCAGGTTCACCGCCGCGAGGTCGCCCTTCTCGCGGGCCTCGGCGAGCTTCTCCAGCGCGGTGTTGGCTCCGGCCACGTACGTCGCGTGGTGCTTGTCGTGGTGCAGCTCCATGATCTTGCCGCTGATGTGCGGCTCGAGGGCGCTGTAGTCGTACGGAAGGTCGGGCAGCGTATAGACGGCCATGAAGGTCCTCCTGTGCTCGGGCGGCACCCATTGCGGCACCGCGCTGGTGATTCGTTCCGGGTCGCCCCGGTCACAAGGTCCAACCTATTCGGTCGGTACTTGTTCCCGCGCGTCCGTCTGCTGGACGACACCCGTCCGGTGTGAGCGCCTCGGCGTACGCACGACGACGGCGGCCGGTCCCGTGAGGGGACCGACCGCCGTCGGGGTGAAGCTCGTCAGCGCCTGTCGGAGCGGGCCAGCGTGGCGACCGAGCCGCCGGCTGCGCTCTCCTTGTCACCGCTGCCGTGGGTGGTGGAGGGGAAGTGGTCGAGGGCCACGGAGCCGCCGCGGAGGCCCTCCGCGTGATGGCCCGTCTCCTCCAGCTCGCCGTGGTGCCCGGCAGCCGCGAGCTCGGCCGGCGTGACCGGCTCGATGCGGTCCTCGTAGAAGAACCGGGAGAGCTTCTGCCGGAAGGAGTCCATGCGGTAGCCCGGCCGGTCCACGCCGTTACGGTCCGTGGCCGGCTCGATCTCCAGCGGCCGCTGGGCCTCGTGGGCGACCAGGATCCACCGCTCGTGGTCGGTGAGCGGCTTGTGGACCTCCATGAAGGCCCCGTTGGGCATCTGGACGACGCGGCCGGTCTCGTGGCCGTGCAGGGCGAGCTCGCGGTCACGCCGCTGCAGGCCCAGGCAGATCCGCTTCGTGACGACGAACAGCACCACGGGCAGGACGAAGATGAGAATCCGGAACGCCCAGGTGATGTCGTTGATCGACAGGTCGAAGTGGGTGGCCATGATGTCGTTGGCGCCCGCGAGCACCAGGATCAGGAAGGCCCCGAGCCATGCGACACCGAGAGCGGTGCGCACGGGCACGTTGCGGGGACGGTCGAGCACGTGGTGCTCACGCAGGTCGTTCGTGGCGGCCCGCTCGATGAACGGGTACACGGCGATGAAGGTGAACAGCAGGCCCGGGACGATGACGCCCGGGATGAGGATGTTCAGCGACAGCGTGTAGCCGCCGATGACGACCTCCCAGCCGGGCATGAGACGGAGCCCGCCCTCGAGGAAGAGCATGTACCAGTCCGGCTGGGCGCCGGCCGAGACGGGGGAGGGGTCGTACGGGCCGTAGTTCCACACGTTGTTGATCGAGATCAGCGCGGCCATGAGCGCGATGAAGCCGAACACGATGAAGAAGTAGCCAGCCATCTTCGCCACGTACACCGGGAACGCCGGGTAGCCGACGACGTTGTTGTCCGTGCGGCCGACGCCCGGGTACTGGGTGTGCTTGTGCACGACCATCAGGATCAGGTGGACGGTGACGAGCGCGATGATCAGGCCCGGGACGAGGAGGATGTGCACCGTGAACAGGCGCGGGATGATGTCCGTGCCCGGGAACTCGCCGCCGAAGAGCCCGTAGCTCACGTAGGAGCCGATGATCGGGATCGCCTTGGCCACGCCGTCGGCGATCCGCAGGCCGTTGCCCGAGAGGACGTCGTCCGGGAGCGAGTAGCCCGAGAAGCCGGCGGCCAGCCCCATGATCAGGAGCGTGAAGCCGACGAGCCAGTTGATCTCACGGGGCTTGCGGAACGCACCGGTGAAGAAGACGCGCATCATGTGGGTGACGATCGCGGCCATGAACAGCAACGCCGCCCAGTGGTGCATCTGCCGCATGAGCAGACCACCCTTGACCTCGAAGGACATGTACACGGTCGAGGCGTACGCCGCCGACATCTCCATGCCCTGGTGGGACACCGGCAGGGCGTCCGTGGGGTAGGTGGTGTGCGTCATCGACGGCTCGAAGAACATCGTCAGGAAGATCCCCGTGAGGATCAGGACGACGAAACTCCACAGCGCGATCTCGCCGAGCAGGAACGACCAGTGCTCCGGGAAGATCTTGCGGGAGATGAAGCGGACGGCCTTGGCGACCCCGACCCGTGAGTCGAGGAGGTCGGCCGTGCCCCGCATCGGCTTGGAGGGCTTGTACTCGCCCGTCGGCTGTGCCGTCGGGGTGCTTGCGGAGATGCTCACTTCAGGCGCTCCCAGTAGCTCGGGCCGATCGGCTCGTCGAAGTCGTGCCGGGCGACGAGGTACCCCTCGTCGTCCACTGCGATGGGCAGCTGCGGCAGCGGGCGCTTCGCCGGGCCGAAGACCACCTTGGCCTGGTCCGTGATGTCGAAGGTCGACTGGTGGCAGGGGCAGAGGAGATGGTGCGTCTGCTGCTCGTACAGAGCGACAGGGCAACCGACGTGGGTGCAGATCTTGGAGTAGGCGACGATGCCGTCGTACGACCAGTCCTTGCGGTCCGCCGGCTCCTTCAGGAGCGTCGGGTCGAGCCGGACGAGCAGCACGACAGCCTTGGCCTTCTCCTCGTAGAAGTCCGGGGACTCGTTGAGGCCGTGCGGGATGACGTGGAAGACGGAGCCGTTGGTGACGTCGGCCGCCTTGATGGGGGTGTCGCTCGGGTCGATCGCGAGGCGACGTCCCAGGCTGCCGTCGGGCAGCCGGCCGGAGAACTCCTCCGGGGTCTCGCCCCAGAGGGTGTGACGGAACTTGCTGACGTTCCAGTCGCCGCCGAGGTTGCCCACGAGCGGGACCAGGAAGGGCAGCGGTGCGAGCGCCGCCGCGCCGGCGACGGCACCCTTGAGGAGCGGTCGACGCGGGATGCCGGCGTCCTCGACGCCGGCCTTCATCATGTCGGCGGCGACGGCGCGGGTCTCGTCGTCGGAGCGCTGCGGGTGACGCTCCTCGACGTACTCCACGTTCGACATCAGGGTCTTGGCCCAGTAGATGGCGCCCACGCCGATGCCGAGCATGCCGATGCCCAGGCCGAGCCCGAGCACCAGGGTGCTCAGACGGACGCTGCCCAGGGTGGAGTCGAGCGGGATCACGAAGTACGCGACCACCGCGGCGACCGAGGCGAGCGCGGAGATCGTGAAGATCAGCGCGACCTGACGCTCCGCGCGCTTGGCGGCCTGCGGGTCGGTGTCCGCGAGCCGTCCGCGGTGCGCCTCGAGGCCCGGGTTCTCGAACGCCTCCGGGTACTGCGCCGCCGGAGGGGCGACGTGCTGTTCAGTGCTCACGAGGACTTCGCTCCAACCCAGACGGCGGCCGCGATGAGCCCGCCGATCCCGATGATCCACACCCACAGGCCCTCGGCCACCGGGCCGAGCGAGCCGAGGGAGATGCCACCCACGGAGGGCTCACGCTGCTCCATGAGGTAGGCGATGATGTCCTGCTTGCCCTGCGGGTCGATGTTGGCCTCGTTGAAGACCGGCATCGACTGCGGGCCCGTGAGCATCGCCTCGTAGATCTCGGTGGGGGTGGAGTCGTAGAGCGCCGGGGCGTACTTGCCCTCGGACAGAGCCCCACCGGCACCGACGGCGTTGTGGCACATGGCGCAGTTCGTGCGGAACAGCGCGAGACCGTTGGCGGGGTCGCCGCCGGCGGGGTCGACCTGCTCGGCCGACGGGATGGCCGGGCCGGGGCCCAGGGAGGCGACGTACGCCGCGACCTGGCTGATCTGCTCGGCGTCGAACTGGGCGGGCTTGGCCTCGGCCTGCGGCGAGTTGTTCGCCATGGGCATGCGGCCGGTGGCCATCTGGAAGTCCACGGAGGCCGCACCGACCCCGATCAGCGACGGCGCGACGTCGGTGCCTTCACCGTCGAGGCCGTGGCAGGTGGAGCAGTTGGCCTCGAACAGCGCCTTGCCGGCCTCCACGTCCTGCGCGTTGCCGCCGGTGGTGGCGGTCGCAGGCTTGGGGGCCAGCACGGCGTACAGCGCGCCGGTCAGGATCAGGGCTAGCAGCAGGAGGACGGCCGGTGCGTACCGGTTCCTCCTGCTGTTGGCGAGTGCCTTCACGATGGGACGTCCTCGTTCGGGTCGGAGGGAAATGAACTTGCGGGGAGAGATGGGGGGACTACTGCACGAGCGCGTAGTCGAGCACGTAGATCACGAAGAACAGACCGATCCACACGACGTCGACGAAGTGCCAGTAGTACGAGGTGACGACGGCGCGGCCGGCCTCGAGGTGGCCGAACCGGCGCGCGGCGAACGAGCTGCCCAGGACGTAGAGGAACGCGATGAGCCCGCCGATCACGTGCAGGGCGTGGAACCCGGTCGTGATGTAGAAGACCGAGCCGTAGGTGCTGTTGGAGATCGTCAGGCCGTGCTGGATGAGCTCGGCGTACTCCGTCACCTGACCGGCGACGAAGACGGAACCCATGACGAAGGTGAGGGTGTACCACTCCTGCATGCCCCACCGGGCGACGTTGAGGAGCGAGCCCGTGCGGCGGGCCTGGAACCGCTCGGCCGCGAACACACCCATCTGGCAGGTCACCGAGCTCAGCACCAGGATCGTGGTGTTGCCCAGCGCGAAAGGGAAGTTCAGGACGCTGGAGTGCTCGGCCCACGCCTCGGGCCCGGCGACAGACCTGTGGGTGAAGTACATGGCGAAGAGACCGGCGAAGAACATCAGCTCGCTGGACAGCCAGACCATGACGCCGACGGAGAGCGTATTCGGTCTGGTGACCGCCACGGGGGCCGAGCTCGGGGCAGCAGTAGTTGACGACACGTTGTCATTATGGCTCAGGTCTGGGCCGTTCTGGCCACTCGCGATGTCGCGAGTCTCACCCGTGGGGCCGCATCCAGCGTAGTTCCGCGGAAAGGTCGTGCTCGACCGACCTTGGTCCCCCCCCGGGGGCCGTGAGCGGTGCGCCCGGATTGTCCGGTTGGCACCTCTCGCGGCCCAGGGCGGGCGCTCTTGCGCCCGGCGTGCGGACGTCGCGAGGCGCCCCTGCCGCCCCGCGACGTCCATGGCCGTGCTGCCGTACTCCTCACAACGGAGGTCGGTCACCAACGGTTCCCGGCCGGAACACCCCCTCGTCCGGCTCCCGGAGCGGTTCCCACCGTCGGCCGTCCGCGGCACTAGCATGTCCTCGAGGGCGGGGCCGCCCGTGCTGCCGGGCCCCTGCCGACGAAACCGACCGGAGAGGCCCTGCGCCTGCTCCGCACCTGCCTGGAGGACCCCGATGACCAGCACCGAGATCGGCCACCCGAACGCGGCGACCGAGGCGGAGACGGTCGATCTGCTGATCTACAGCGACGACATCGACACCCGTCGCGCCGTGATCGAGGCCGTCGGCAGGCGGCCGGGCAAGGGTCTGCCCCTGGTGCGATGGACGGAGTCGGCCACCCATGCGGGGGTGGTCAAGAAGGTGGAGGAGGGCAGCTTCGCACTTCTCGTGCTCGACGGCGAGGCCGCCAAGGTCGGCGGGATGGCCATCTCCCGCCAGCTCAAGAACGAGATCTTCCAGTGCCCGCCGGTGCTCATCCTCACCGCCCGCCCGCAGGACGCGTGGCTGGCCACCTGGGCCGACGCGGACGCCGTCGTCACGGCCCCCTACGACCCGATCGCGCTCCAGGAGGCGGTGGCCGGACTGCTGCGTGCCGGACGGCAGCAGTGACCGCCCCCGTCCAGGACGCCCACGCCGCTCCCAGCTGGCCGGACCTCCTCGCCCGGCTCGTCGCCCACCAGGACCTCACCGCCGAGGAGACCGCGTGGGCGATGGACCAGGTGATGACGGACCAGACCAGCCCGACGGTCCTCGCCGGCTTCCTCGTCGGTCTGGCCACCAAGGGCGAGACGGTCGACGAGCTCCGCGGCCTCGCGGACGCGATGCTCGCGCACGCCCGGCCGATCGACGTCGAGGGTGCCGAGGCCGTCGACATCGTCGGCACGGGCGGCGACCGCCTGCACACGGTGAACATCTCCACCATGGCTTCGCTGGTGATCGCCTCCGCCGGCGTCGGCGTGGTCAAGCACGGCAACCGCGCGTCGAGCTCGTCCTCGGGGTCGGCCGACGTGCTGGAGGCGCTCGGCGTCGACCTCAACCTGCCGATCCCGCGGGTGGAGCAGGTCTACCGCGAGCTGGGCATCACGTTCTGCTTCGCCAACCTCTTCCACCCCTCGATGCGGCACGCGGCCACCACCCGGCGCGAGCTCGGTGTCGGAACGGCGTTCAACGTCCTGGGGCCGCTGACCAACCCGGCACGTCCGCGGGCCGGCGCCATCGGCGTCTCGGACGCCCGCACGGCCCCGCTGGTGGCGGGCGTGCTCGCCGGACGAGGGACGGAGGCCCTGGTCTTCCGTGGCCAGAACGGTCTGGACGAGCTCAGCGCCACCGCGCTGAACGAGGTCTGGGAGGTGCATGACGGCACCGTCACGGAGCACACCCTCGACGCCGTCGCCGAGCTCGGGCTCGCGCCGGCCACCGTCGCGGAGCTGCGGGGCCAGGACGCCCAGTACAACGCCGGGGTGGCCCGCCGCGTGCTCGCGGGGGAGCCGGGGCCGGTGCGCGAGGCCGTCCTGCTCAACGCCGCCGGCGCGTTCGTCGCCCACGGGTCGCTGCCCGGGACCACGCCGGGCAGCGGGAGCCTCGTCGAGCGCCTGCGGGCCGGGATCGAGCACGCCGCGCGCGCCGTGGACACGGGGGCGGCGACCGAGCTCCTCGAGCGCTGGGTGAAGCTGACGCGGTAGCCCGCGCGCCTCAGCCCTACGCTCACGCGCCCGTGCCGCACACCGGCACGGGCGCGTCGCCGTGTCAGTCGAGCCCGATGTGGAAGGCCTGCTCCAGGTCGTGCCGGGAGTAGGCCTGGAACGCGATGTACGTCTGGGTGCGCAGCACGCCCTCGACCTTGCCCAGCTTGTCGGCGACCACGGAGGCGAGGTCCTCGTGCTCGCGGACGCGGGCCAGGGCGATGAGGTCGATGTCGCCCGTGACCGAGTAGACCTCGCTGATGCCGTCCAGCTCGGCCACCTCCTGGGCGACCTCCGGGATCCGGGACGCGTCGGCGTCGATGAGCACGATGGCAGTCAGCATGGTGGTCTCCTAGCGGGTGCGGTGTACGCCGCCCGCGCGCGCACCGGCGCGCGGGCGGACCGGGACGGTCCCCATCATCCTCTGCCCGGCACCTGGTGTCGTGCAGCGCCGCGCACCGGGCAAGCCAGAGGCACCGGTCCCTCCTCCAGGCTGACCAGCCGCACCCCCGGCCGCTCGAGCCAGCCGGCGACGAGCTCGGTCTCCTCGACGGGAGCGGCGCCGCACGCGGTGGTGGGCGGGGGAACCGTCTCCCCGCCGGCGCGCAGGGAGCCGACGACGGCCATGGGGTCCGCACCCCTGGGACTGACGGCGGTGCCGGCGAGACGTCCGTACCGCACCAGCACGATCTCCCAGCCACCCTCGTCCCGGCGCCGGGCGGCCACGATCTCCGGGGCCGAGACGAGCGGCCGGAGCCGCTCGGCACGCCGGGCACCCTGCAGCAGCGAGGAGAGCCGGTCGCGCTGGGTGGCCGCCTCCTCGTAGCGCTGCTGCTCGGCGAGCGCCCGGATCCTCCCGCGCAGCGCGTCGACGGCGGCGTCCACGTCCGCCCGTAGCGCCCGCCGCGTGGTGGCGATGGCGACGGAGTACCGGGCGCCGTCCTGACCGCCCACGCAGGGCGCCCCGCACCGCGCCATCTCGGCGAGGACGCAGGCGCCGGCGTCAGGACGCGGGGTCGCGGGAAGTCGCGGCGTGCACCGGCGGACGGGTGAGATCTCCTGCAGGGCCTCCATCGCGGCCTCGGCCGCGCTGCGTGAGGTGAACGGGCCCAGGGCCTCGCCCAGCATGGCTGCCGGCAGGCGGCGCACGACGCTCAGCCGGGGGAACGCCTCGTCCGTCAGCCGCAGCCACGGGCGCCGGTCGGGGCGCCTGGAGCGACGGTTGTAGGGAGGGTCGATCTCTGCGATCAGGCGGAGCTCGCGCACCTGCGCCTCGAGGGCGGTGGCGCACGGGACCGGGCGCACCGCCACCGCGATGTCCAGCATCTCGCCGATACGGGCGCGCTTCTCCGCGGCCGTGAAGTACTGCCGGACCCGACGGCGCAGGTTCACGGCGGTCCCGACGTAGAGCACCTCGTTCGCGGGTCCGAGGAACTGGTAGACGCCGGGGCCCTCCGGCAGGCCGTCGGCCATCGACGCCTTGCGGCGCCGGCGCTGCGGCACGGGGTCGGCGGCCGTGCGCAGGTCCTCGAGGTGGGTGACCCCGAGCGGCGCCATGCGCCCGAGCAGGGCGTGCAGCACGTCGACGGTCGCGCGGGCGTCGTGCAGCGCCCGGTGGTCGGGCGCGACCTCGGCGGAGAACAGGGCGGCGAGCGTCCCGAGCTTGTGGTTGGGCGCCTCGTCCCGGGTGACCACGCGACGGGCGAGCGCCACGGTGTCGACCACCTGGGGACGCGGCCAGTCCAGGTCCATGCGCTCGGCCGCGTGCTTGAGGAACCCGACGTCGAACCGGGCGTTGTGGGCCACCAGCACCGTGCCGGTGCCGAACCCGGCGAACTCGAGGAAGGACGGAAGGACCTCCTCGATGCGCGGGGCCGCGACCACCATGGCGTTCGTGATGCCGGTCAGGACGGTGATCATCGGCGGGATCGCCAGCCCGGGGTTGACCAGCGTCTGGAACTCGCCGAGGACCTCCCCGCCGCGCACCTTCACCGCGCCGATCTCGGTGATCTCCGCGCTCGTCGGCGAGCCGCCCGTGGTCTCGAGGTCGACGACGACGAACGTCACCTCGTGCAGGGGAGTGCCGATCTGGTCCAGCCCCAGCTGGACCGGGGTGCCGCGCCCGTCCGCGGCACGGGTGGCGTCGTCGAGCTGGAGCCGTCGCCCCGGGGCGACGTCGAGAAGGGCGGTGGGCATGGCGGTCACGCTACGTCCGGGCACTGACACGGCCCGTCGCGACCCGCCGCGCGCCCGCGCTCGCGCCGCCGGGCGTGCGCCCTCACACCATCGGACGTGCGCCCTCGCACCACCGGGCGTGCCGCGGGCCCGCCACCCACGAGGGGCGGCGGGCCCGCGGCACGCCCGGTGCGGCGTCGTCAGGCGGACGGCGCCCCGGCCGCGCGCGTGGCGGCGGCGTCGGCGTAGAAGTCGTCGATCGTGCCGGTGAAGTCCTTGAGCACCACGTTCCGCTTCACCTTCAACGACGGCGTCAGGTAGCCGTTCTCGACGGTGAAGTCCATGTCGAGCACGTGGAAGGCTCGGATCTGCTCGGCCCGCGAGACCTTCGTGTTGGCCCGGTCGACCGCCATCTGGAGGTGCTCGCGGACGAACGGGTCCCGGGCCGCCTGCTCGACGGTGAGGGGCTCCTTGCCGTGGTTGCTCAGCCAGCCGGGCAGCATCTCCGCGTCGAGCGTGACGAGGGCCCCGATGAACGGCCGCTGGTCCCCGACCACCACGCACTGCGAGACCAGCGGGTGGGCGCGGATGGAGTCCTCGAGCGGCGCCGGCGCGACGTTCTTGCCGCCCGCGGTGACGATGATCTCCTTCTTCCTGCCCGTGATGCGCAGGTAGCCGTCCTCGTCCATCGACCCGAGGTCGCCCGTGCGGAACCAGCCGTCGTCGAAGGCCTCGGCCGTCGCCTGCGGGTTGTTGTGGTACCCGCGGAAGACCGGGATGCCCCTGGCGAGGATCTCGCCGTCGGCGGAGATGCGGACCGAGGTGCCGGGCAGCGGCGGACCGACCGTCCCGATCTTGATCTTCTCGGGCCGGTTGACGTTGGTCGGCGCGGTGGTCTCGGTGAGCCCGTACCCCTCCAGCACGACGAGGCCGACGCCGCGGTAGAAGTGTCCGAGCCGCTCACCGAGCGGCGCGCCGCCGGAGACGGCGTACTCCGCCTGGCCGCCCAGCGCCTCGCGGATCTTGGACAGCACGAGCTTGTCGGCCACCCGGTGCTGGACCTTCAGCGCCGCGGAGGGGCCCTGCGGCGTGTCGAGCGCCCGGGACCACGTGATGGCGACCTTGGCCGCCCAGCGGAAGATCTTCGTCTTCACCCCGCCGCCCGTGCGCTGCTCCACGCCGTTGTAGACCTTCTCCCACACCCGCGGCACGGAGAGGATGAACGTCGGCCGGAAGGTGGCGAAGTCGGCGACGGCCTGCTTGGTGTCGGGCGTGTGACCCAGCGGCTTGCCCGCGAGGAGCACCAGGACCTCGACGAAGCGGGCGAAGACGTGCGCCAGCGGGATGAACAGCAGGGACCGGGCGTTCGCGGGCTGCAGCACGACGCCCAGCGCGTCGATGGCCTCGAGGCTGAGCTCCACGAAGTTGCCGTGGGTCAGCTCGGCGCCCTTCGGCCGGCCGGTGGTGCCTGAGGTGTAGATGATGGTGGCGAGGTCGGCGAGCCCGACGCCTGCGCGGCGGGCCTCGAGCTCGTCGTCGGGCACGTCGCGGCCCAGCTCGGCGAGGGTGTCGAGGGCGCCGCCCTCGATCTCCCAGACGTCCCGCAGCACGGGCAGCCCGCCGTCGAGCTCCCGGGCGGCCGCGATCGTCGCGGCGTTCTCGGCGTTCTCGACGACGGCGACCACGCAGGCGGAGTCGGAGAGGATCCAGTGCGCCTGCTCGGCGGAGCTGGACTCGTACACGGGGACGGGGACCGCGCCGGCGTGCCAGGCGGCGAGGTCCATGAGCGTCCACTCCAGCCGGGTGCGGGACATGATGGCCACGCGGTCGCCGGGGCCGACCCCCGCGGCGACGAGTCCCTTCGCGATCTCCTCGACGCGCGCGAGGGTCCACGTCGCGTCGTACCTCACCCACTCGTCGCCGACCTTCTGCTCGTAGAGCACCTGGTCCGGCCGGAGGCGGGCGTGGTCCACCAGGTAGTCGGTGATGCTCCGGCCCGGGTCGACCTGGACCCGGCGCGGGGTGGTGAATTCGTCCATGCTGTCTCCATCGGCAGTGGGGGCGTCCGTGGGGGTCACAGTATCGGCCGGAGCCTGTCGGCGGCGTGCCTCTCGCGGAGAACACGCCGGAGGCGCAAGGATGCCACCCGGGACTTTTGACGAACGAGGTGGAACTTATGCTGACAATCGGCGTTGACATC
It encodes the following:
- a CDS encoding cytochrome c oxidase subunit 4; translation: MRVEAWLFSAGVAFFVPVGIIYGFASKWEPVGVVGFFLLGGMFALAGGYMWLTARRIDPRPEDNPTADIEDRAGEVGVFSPHSWWPLVLGIAATLAFTGVAVGWWMTGLGIALGLVGLVGQLFEFSRGQHAH
- a CDS encoding superoxide dismutase, which codes for MAVYTLPDLPYDYSALEPHISGKIMELHHDKHHATYVAGANTALEKLAEAREKGDLAAVNLHEKNLSFNLGGHINHTIFWNNLSPEGGGEPEGEVAEAIKDSFGTFDAFKNQFAAVATGIQGSGWSVLAYDSVSGGLVIFQMYDQQNNVPVGTIPLLQLDMWEHAFYLDYLNVKADYVKAFWNIVNWQDVAARLGRATTQASGLIVPA
- a CDS encoding cytochrome b, whose protein sequence is MRGTADLLDSRVGVAKAVRFISRKIFPEHWSFLLGEIALWSFVVLILTGIFLTMFFEPSMTHTTYPTDALPVSHQGMEMSAAYASTVYMSFEVKGGLLMRQMHHWAALLFMAAIVTHMMRVFFTGAFRKPREINWLVGFTLLIMGLAAGFSGYSLPDDVLSGNGLRIADGVAKAIPIIGSYVSYGLFGGEFPGTDIIPRLFTVHILLVPGLIIALVTVHLILMVVHKHTQYPGVGRTDNNVVGYPAFPVYVAKMAGYFFIVFGFIALMAALISINNVWNYGPYDPSPVSAGAQPDWYMLFLEGGLRLMPGWEVVIGGYTLSLNILIPGVIVPGLLFTFIAVYPFIERAATNDLREHHVLDRPRNVPVRTALGVAWLGAFLILVLAGANDIMATHFDLSINDITWAFRILIFVLPVVLFVVTKRICLGLQRRDRELALHGHETGRVVQMPNGAFMEVHKPLTDHERWILVAHEAQRPLEIEPATDRNGVDRPGYRMDSFRQKLSRFFYEDRIEPVTPAELAAAGHHGELEETGHHAEGLRGGSVALDHFPSTTHGSGDKESAAGGSVATLARSDRR
- a CDS encoding ubiquinol-cytochrome c reductase iron-sulfur subunit, which codes for MSTEQHVAPPAAQYPEAFENPGLEAHRGRLADTDPQAAKRAERQVALIFTISALASVAAVVAYFVIPLDSTLGSVRLSTLVLGLGLGIGMLGIGVGAIYWAKTLMSNVEYVEERHPQRSDDETRAVAADMMKAGVEDAGIPRRPLLKGAVAGAAALAPLPFLVPLVGNLGGDWNVSKFRHTLWGETPEEFSGRLPDGSLGRRLAIDPSDTPIKAADVTNGSVFHVIPHGLNESPDFYEEKAKAVVLLVRLDPTLLKEPADRKDWSYDGIVAYSKICTHVGCPVALYEQQTHHLLCPCHQSTFDITDQAKVVFGPAKRPLPQLPIAVDDEGYLVARHDFDEPIGPSYWERLK
- a CDS encoding c-type cytochrome; translated protein: MKALANSRRNRYAPAVLLLLALILTGALYAVLAPKPATATTGGNAQDVEAGKALFEANCSTCHGLDGEGTDVAPSLIGVGAASVDFQMATGRMPMANNSPQAEAKPAQFDAEQISQVAAYVASLGPGPAIPSAEQVDPAGGDPANGLALFRTNCAMCHNAVGAGGALSEGKYAPALYDSTPTEIYEAMLTGPQSMPVFNEANIDPQGKQDIIAYLMEQREPSVGGISLGSLGPVAEGLWVWIIGIGGLIAAAVWVGAKSS
- a CDS encoding cytochrome c oxidase subunit 3, producing MSSTTAAPSSAPVAVTRPNTLSVGVMVWLSSELMFFAGLFAMYFTHRSVAGPEAWAEHSSVLNFPFALGNTTILVLSSVTCQMGVFAAERFQARRTGSLLNVARWGMQEWYTLTFVMGSVFVAGQVTEYAELIQHGLTISNSTYGSVFYITTGFHALHVIGGLIAFLYVLGSSFAARRFGHLEAGRAVVTSYYWHFVDVVWIGLFFVIYVLDYALVQ
- a CDS encoding response regulator transcription factor, which gives rise to MTSTEIGHPNAATEAETVDLLIYSDDIDTRRAVIEAVGRRPGKGLPLVRWTESATHAGVVKKVEEGSFALLVLDGEAAKVGGMAISRQLKNEIFQCPPVLILTARPQDAWLATWADADAVVTAPYDPIALQEAVAGLLRAGRQQ
- the trpD gene encoding anthranilate phosphoribosyltransferase; its protein translation is MTAPVQDAHAAPSWPDLLARLVAHQDLTAEETAWAMDQVMTDQTSPTVLAGFLVGLATKGETVDELRGLADAMLAHARPIDVEGAEAVDIVGTGGDRLHTVNISTMASLVIASAGVGVVKHGNRASSSSSGSADVLEALGVDLNLPIPRVEQVYRELGITFCFANLFHPSMRHAATTRRELGVGTAFNVLGPLTNPARPRAGAIGVSDARTAPLVAGVLAGRGTEALVFRGQNGLDELSATALNEVWEVHDGTVTEHTLDAVAELGLAPATVAELRGQDAQYNAGVARRVLAGEPGPVREAVLLNAAGAFVAHGSLPGTTPGSGSLVERLRAGIEHAARAVDTGAATELLERWVKLTR
- a CDS encoding Lrp/AsnC family transcriptional regulator; its protein translation is MLTAIVLIDADASRIPEVAQEVAELDGISEVYSVTGDIDLIALARVREHEDLASVVADKLGKVEGVLRTQTYIAFQAYSRHDLEQAFHIGLD